TGAACCAGGCTGTGCTGTTTCAAGGAAATTTTGTGAACTGTAAAGGGAATATTTATAATGAAGATACAGATCATTTACCGTCAATAATAACCATTTCCACCTTCTAATGAtcctagaaataaataaaaaataattttggttGCGGTAGTCTAAGGTGGGTGTTCACATTTTCAGAATTGTGGGGGCGTATTCGCTACTGAACTGTGCATATAGTGTGGTTGGGCTCTGACCACATGTACGCTACACTAGAGATCAAGCATGTATCTGGACCACTACACCAGTGTGTCTACATGTTGCAGTACtagtcattattttattatcatttgttgATCTATTCAGTCACTgacaagttttgagaatgacacaaatattgtttttcataaagtctgctgcctccgtttttatgatggcaatttgcatatactccacaatgtcatgaagagtgatcagatgaattgcagttaatttcaaagtccctcttggccatgacaatgaactttattccaaaagcAATATTcatactgcatttcagccctgccacaaaaggaccagctgacatcaggtcggtGATTctcagtaaagcatcctgagaccattcatgtgtggggttgcttctcagccaagggagttcactcactcacaattttgcctaagaacacagccatgaatacagAATTgtaccaaagcatcctccaagagcaacttctcccaaccatccaagaataatttatataaatgcaATAATAGGTTCTATCGGGCGCTTCACTAAAGTTTGCAGCTGTGTATGTACTAAAGAATTTCCAcaacaattcaaaaacatacatAGATATTAAAATAAGACtagtacatacacttgcgctcccgTTTCTATATATAAGTGATCACAGCATGGATCCCTTATTCATAGTGGGATTCTTTCTTCTGAACGAAACTTGATTTGACCATCGTGGAGTATACATATGCATCAgaaaaacacaaggaaagagcATAGCGTAGTATGTATACACAAACAACAAATTacaagtccaccaccactatataGTCCAAAACGGTCCTTAAGTGTTGTTTAAACAGTGAACTCCAAAGCATCCACCCGTGACTCTTCTTTCTCAGACCCCTTTCGGGTGTATGCTTACATATAGGGACTCCCAACACACGCTTTTCAAGGTAATTCTTATTCTCCCTCTTTCTTCTAGATTCCCAAAATACACCTTCAGCCTCAGGCAAGGGACATATTTGTAAAGAGAGGTAATAAAGACCAATCTTAGGCATTAACTCAATACAAtaaatttaataacaataaaaacataaaaatatttttctttaaaacgtGAAATATGCTTCAGAAAATTGCCAATATATGTGCCCTGTACTGAATGCTCATGTTCAAATCAGCCTGTAGAGAACCGCACTCTATGGATGGTACTGCTGCAGCTGGGATCCGCAACAGGGTGAAGTGTAACTCTGGTCGCTCTATTCCTGGGTAGatcgccaacgcgtttcaaccctgtTGATcgtgggtctttatcaaggcatagaAAACGCACACATCAGTCCCGACTTAAATAGTCACTCTAATCCGGAGAATCCACATGTAAACACGCCTCCAAATTCACAGCTTGGTTAATCACTTGGTTTGGTATTCAACAACTTTATTGTCCACAAGCGGCTGTACATCCGCTCCGATCACGGAACACCACTTGTACCTGGTCAGCACCAGAAGTTCCtgagctcttcttccatctcttcTGGGTGGCAGGACGGCAGCTCCTCTTCCAGGGGATCTTCTTGTCTCATGTCATTGTCTGCTACAACGTAACTGCAGGTGCAGAGAACAGAGTCTTGGCTCTCTGTACAGgatcagtgcttgcatgtctgtCATCTCCAATGTGGTTAATTAGTCACCAGCAGGTAGCAGATAAGTGATGCTGGGAAAATGCAGGATTGGTGATAGTCAGTATGCacaggaacagatactgaaaaCAGGCATTTAAAACCACAATTAATGACCAATTAATGATGGTTTTGATTggtgaacaatgcattttccagcatgatggagcaccttgccataaggcaaaagtgataacgaagTGGCTTGGGCATCAAAACACCGAAATTTTGCGTCCGTGTCCAacaaactccccagaccttaatcccattgagaacttgtggtcaaaccatattacacagcgctgtgcagataattttttttttttttttaatctttcacATCAGTCATTGGTCCATTTGTGCTTGGTCTAAATTATCTGCAATATTCAACTACTAGGGTccgttttgtcagcagccaattaacctaaccgTATGGTTTTTTAACTGTTTGAGGGAACCCATATGTACATGGTGATGACACACAAACTTGACGCAGATGGCTGCCTTGGTTCTGACCAGGACACTGGAGGTGGTGTGCTGCCATATCTTTTGTATCTGCTCTAGTTCCAATGAGGTGTGCCTGCTGTCTGGTCAGTGCAGTGATACTTGTACAATGCACTTCAGTGTGCTTACGTGAAGGAGTCTTAAGCAGGTTGTGTAACAGGCCTTTGTTATGACATGAACTGCTAAAGTGTATAAAAATTGCTCTCATGTTTGTTGGTTTGTTTTAATTGGCAGACCTGCCAAGTGTGTCACAGTGGGAGAGTAATAGTTGTAGTAGTCCAAGGCCAAGCTGTAATTGAACCAATCTGTTCCAGGTAGTTTAAAATATGTACTTGCAGATATCCTTATACTTGCAGGAGAGCAAATCTGCAAGAGGTGAGAGTATTGCATCTTGCATCCATGTAGTTTACTCTGAGTATGATTATTTTTACCCTGTATGTTCTCCAGCATAACAAGCTTCCAGACTAGCTGCTTGCAGCCCCACCATGAAGTAGACGTTGAGCCACCTGTATGGTGGTGGGTAAAGGGATAAATGGGTCTGTCACCTTTTTGAGTCCCTTATATAACATTGTGGAATCACATTTGATTGAcccaacagtgtgtgtgtgtgtatatgtaattaGTATACTGTTGTGTCTAACACGTACCATAGAGCTTGTTTATAAGCATCTGCATAAAACATGTAATCTAATGCTTTGGTTACTGCTGCAAAACTGTTGTTCATTTACCAGCTACATGTTTCTCTCTGCAAAAGGTTGATCAGTACATCTAGCCTTGTTTGTATTGATGATATATAATCTACTTTATTTTAATAGATCCCACCTCTTATTGTTTCACTGGAACCACTGTCCTGTATCACTAATTTGGTGCATGTGTGATTTTGAAAAGAATAAtttcagggaactttttttttttttttttttttttttttttttattttgcattcctAGTTACATGTTCCAACAGTAGATGGCACTGTTCTACCTAATATCTGTCTGCTCGGTGCAGTACTGAAACTTCTAGGTGTATACATTTCATTGGTTGGTAGCTGTTATTGTAGAAAGAAAACCTTTATGGCTATTTAGTGACTCAACCAGCGCAATAAACTACTAAAATAAACTCTCTGGTGTCAATAGGTTTACCACGTCGATTCTGACAAATACGAAACTGAAAACCAGCACTATGGAAGGATCTTAACAAAAGAGACTGTAAAAGAAGGTGAGTGACTTCTGGTTTACGCTCTCAGGATAGGTCAGAGTGTCTCAAATTAGGCAGCTTTGCTAAATGTATAGTGTGCCCACTCCCTGCTAGAGTATTACCAAgtgacagtttccaaaatataCAATTTGATCACAACTTTGTTGAGGACAAAAATACAGTAGTCCACAAATATTCAGGCTTGGTAATCAAAATGTACTCATATTTATCTTCTTGTTCATTAATACTTTATGGACTCATTTAAGATCTGTCGCCATAAATTAACTGTGATGCAATAGCACATGGGTAACAATTGGTATATATTACACTAGCGGTTTGTTTCTGAATGAATACCCTCTGTTTATTATCCAACTAGTTCCTTTCTTGTGTTTGCTTGTACCTGTTTCTAGTTACATTCAGCACCAAGACATAATCGCCAGACGTCCTAGTAGATTGGAAGTGCATTACAGTTCATCATTCTGTTTCTAAAAtccttttgttttaaaatgcatggcTGTCTCCAGACTCTTTACATGTGACACATCCCTATacagtacctgtatatattgacttttttttattttattttttgtttaagaaTCTGGTTGTGCTGATTTTATAACTAGGCTCtgtattttactttatatttggTGGTGCGTAGGAGGGAGAAGATTATAGGCTATGTGACTCATAATGCTTGCGGTAATTTATTTGATATGTTGGAAAATGCAGTTGCTGTGACAATCCAATCCTCCCTGCAGAGTAGGGTTTTATTTAAACATGAACCTTTTCACGTCATACGTTGTGTATTGGGGTTGTGTGTCATGCAGCCTTGCAAGAATATGTGGGGCACCGCTTCTCCCTAACAAAGAATTTGTGCATCGCAGTATGTTGTACCTGTGTGCGCTGGTGATGTACCCGAAAAGGTTGGGGAGGACGTATAAAGCTAAAATACACCTAGTTCTTGGTTCCTTATAATGGTGACGAACTCTGGGTATACTATACATTTGATATAGGCTATCTATACTCGAGTACTAGTTTGTTTCGCTGATACATTTTGGGGTAAAAAATATCTAAGGTTCTGATTTAActattgaaagttttttttttacagaagttaACGTTCTAATGATTAAATTTTACTTCAACGTTCATTTTATGGGGCCATGACAACAGATGCAGGGACAGATATCTTTAAGAATTACCCCTTCTAAAATTGGGCTCCAACAGTTTGCACTTGTCATGGGTAATGGTTCCATGGATTTGATCAGCTGTAAGTTTCTTTGCctggttattaataaatgcagagTTTGCGTTTTAACATTCTAGTGCGCCCTCCAAACTGACAATGTATTCACACCTGCACTTCTGTCTGTCAGCTTTCTGAAGGGCCACTTTGTGTTCACTTGGTGGTGAGTTTTAAGGAGTGGGATAAAATGAAGGTGTAACTATAACCAAAATGTTCTCATCTATAAGATACCATTATGATGTGACCAGtctttggttttatttatttataccagCCCATTTTGCTTTGCAGGCATGTCAAAATTCTTCAATAATGGCTGTTACCTGAGAAAAGACGCTGTATCTGCCTGCCTCCAGAAAGTGCAGAGTATTCTGCAGTGGTTTGAGAACCAGGACACCCTTAACTTTTATGCAAGCTCGCTACTCTTTGTTTATGATGGTTCTTGCCCCCAAACGGCCATAAGATCCGTTGATGGAAAAGTCTTTGAGAAAAGGGTTTTTACAGATGAGGCGGTACTGGAGTGTAACAACAACATCAGCAAGCTGAGCTCTATGGAGAATGGGAAGATCGAGGAATCGGTAGAGAAGAAACTGTCTAGAATTTATGCAGTACACAAGAAGACGTGTCCCAAGAGACCACACAGCCAAGCCTTTATGGAAGGAGAGATTCTAGATCAAGACAAACCATGGAAAAGTCACAACCATATTCCACAGGAACGTCTGAATGGAAATCTTCTGTCTAAACTGGAAAATGTGCTTAGCCACGTTTCAGCAGAGCTGAAGGAAAGCACGCAGGTGGATGTGAGGATGATTGATTTTGCTCATGTGTTTCCAAGTAATGAAAAAGACGTTGGCTATATCTATGGATTGAAGAACTTAATTGCTGTCTTGCAgagtattttaaatgaataactgAAATGTAATTGTGAGTGGGAGCCAATGACCAGATAATCAAGAACATACCTTCAAGAATATTTGCACTTGTAATTGTGGTAACCTTTTTTCCTTTATATTGTGATTTCTGCATTCTAATCTTTTTCATCTTGGTGGAATGGGTTTACCTCTCTATAATATTGCTCAGGAAATTTGATGTGATATGTAGGCATTAGGGGAAATGTAAATGAAATGAGGGTAAAAAAATGGGAATGTTTTAGCTTCTCTAGTAGAACATGGCTGAAAGCAGGGAGATATTATGGTGCTATGTGGAGACAGCCGCCTTTCTGACATGTAATTCAGTAAATCTGAATTTAGGACCATACTTCCAAGACTAAATTCGGCCATTTCTACTTTCCATGAAAATGAAACTGTGCCTTCATACAAGAGTCACTTGGATATTCTCATAGTCTCAGACCAAATGAAGTGCACCAAGATAGGGAATACATGATGTAACAAACTAAAACGCACCTGTTTAGATACTGAGCCATGGATCtaaacaaagtttaaaaatagtCACTTTGTTGAACTCATCAGTTTACAAACCTTGCACGAGTAGATCTGGAAAAGCCCAGTAGTATGTATATTTACACTTGGTCGAAGTGTACTTGTCGCCTGCACCCATCACCAGCCATTGTATGGGCAGAACTAGCATGATTATACTGTCTATCAGGTAACTGTGCCAACATGAGAACAGAACAGGCCCCTCACACCTCAGTCATATCATTGATTACTATTGCAGGCTGTGTTCTCCTGAACATATATTTTGCTCGCAAAGTGGGTACATCTCTTATTTGTGGATGAGTgacctgataaaaaaaaaaaaaaaaatggccgtTAAGCCAAGTGTATTCTGGATAAGAAGTTAGATGTAGAGGATGGTGTACTGGGATTGTAGTGTATAAACCTGGATGTCATGGTGCTGCAGATCACTGCACATAGAAGTGAGGATTTCAGATGAATGCATCCCTTCTGACTTCATGTGGTGTAACTTGCTATTAATTGGCCTTTTCCACCAATTAGTCCCTTTTTCATCTCAAACAATTGCAACGTGCAGAAGTGGGACACAAGGACCTCTTCACCCCGCTCAGCGTGAACTCCATGAGACTGTCGTGCTGCCTCAGATCCTAATGCTAACATTCTCTTTTATAGTCTCTCAATCTGCTTAACGAAGATGAAAGAACTGTATTGTGTCCACAGAATATTTAACTAGAGACTTAATTTATCAGTATGAATAATGTCATTCCTATTGCCAGACCTATCGTATGCTGCTTGGTAAAACTGGAAGATTTCTACCTCTGAAGGAAAAGAACCCCAACTTTATTTTTTGTGCTGCACCAGGAAATGTTGAGTTTTGCATACGACCAGTTCGTTCTACGGTTTACTTTCCATGTTCTATGTATATAAACATGATCATATGctgtgtaatttaattttttttttttttttttttgctcttttttttaatatgcaccTTAACTGCAGCATAGAATTGAAAAGCAAAATCAAAACATAAATGTACGATCTGGAATGGAACAGATGTACtaattgtcattttaaatgtcCTTGTGCATTTGTATGATTtaatgtttgctgtgttttttttctttcttcatggTTCTACCTAACAGGGCCCCTAGCATGAATGTATAACTGATTTGTATACACTTCTTTGTGGAAATGGGTAAACTAACTACAGTAATGTGGATGAATGCCAAGGGTAAATACTGTATTTTGCAATGCTTGTAACCGTCAGCATTTGAGGAGGTCTCGGTCTGTTAATGGTAGGTAGCCATGTGTACCCGTGTGAGAATCTTTTTAACTGCACTTGTTCCCTGGGAGGGAACAAGTGCAGTTAAAGTGCGTCTGCAGTAAGTTCAGGTGTATGCAAATGAACTCTTGCAATGCAGCATGTATGGGAAGCCACATCTAATACTTTATTTTACCCATTCCAGCTGTGTTTAACCATTACCTTTTCACGTTATCTAACTTTACCTTTTACAGATTTTAAAACTATATGCACGGTGAACATTTCACTAATTTGTGATGATCACTTCATTCTAGTGTAGGGctcaaaaaaaaaactttttcatgGAGGGTAGGGTAACATTTTATGAATTTTACCGATTCCTTTTCAACTCCACAAAGGTTCACACTACATTCTAATTTAAATGCTGCTCTTTGGTATAAGCTTATTTGGCATGAGATGGGGATGCTAAATGACCAGCCAACGGCCCTTGCCTGTACCTACAGCTGTCTTTTTACTGTTTATCTAATGACTAGAAGGccctgtgttgtgttttttttgtttgtttgtttttggtgtttttgttttggtgtgtgtgttttttttttttgtttttttttttttaattaggacCAGTACAGTTCTATTTAAAAATCAGAAAGCAGACCGTGAAATATATTGCCTGCATTTCTTGCTGGTTGGTCAGATGTGGCCCTCAAAAGATTTTTGTTGAAAGACTTGGCAACAGTTTTGTCACAGAAAATCAGCCTGCATGAGTATATTTGGAAAGCTGTGTGTTTATAgagactgatttttattttttttttgacttttttttcttttttcttttttcttttttttcccccctcccattttaattttagatatttattaagaaaattgTGTGAATTAaccatgctaaaaaaaaacatgtaataacTGGATTCTTAAAAGTGGTAACGGATGTTCAGGTTGTTTCCTTATCAGATTTCTTTTGATCTAGATcagaaaaaagttatttttaatttttcatgctcctttttaaacaaaaatataaaggctaagggctagatttactaagctgcgggtttgaaaaagtggggatgttgcctatagcaaccaatcagattctagctttcatttatttagtaccttctacaaaatgacagctagaatctgattggttgctataggcaacatccccactttttcaaacccgcagcttagtaaatctagccctaagtcttattCCCTGAAAGCTCCTGACTCTTGCTGGTTGGTCCGATATGTCCCTCAAAAGATTTTTGTTGGATGTCTTTTTGTGTGTGCATGTAATTATACTTGTATTTTTGGCAACACAAAGAACTAAACATCTAGCTGGATGAGATGTTGCTTACACATATCATCCAGGACCCAGATTACATCTGTCAGCCTCTGGACCTGTGCGTTTGCTTTATCTACCCATTTAAGAGGATAATACTACGTGGGAATACAAAATCCTAACAAAATATAGGTTATACCTGGAGAGTCTATATTCCCCTTCCCAAGCAAGTATAATATACCAAGAGGGGCGACCGTAAGAAATACCAATGCGCCATTCAACTTGAACTTGCCCCAGAGCAGGAAGGAATGTTGTTTATAACAGACCAGAAGCAGTGTTGGATTATTCTAATTAATCGTGTAGTTTTCATGAAGATCTTATACTGACCGCCGCCCCCTCCAGATACAGCAATATTGACAAAGGCTTTCTGACCACCATGTAGACTATGctgaacatatatacatatatattagagtAATTCATATACTTTTTAAGCAATAATGCTAAAAGAAGCCATGGTACATGTTTTTAAATGTGGTGTTTTCTGAATTTTTGGGAAGTTGTTATATTGTATTTCAAACTGGTATCTTTCATTCTAGTAAACCATAGAAGTCTTATATGAATCTTTGTCCATTTTAAAGTGTGTAGTGATTCTACAGATATGTatagtatttatatataacaaaCGAAGACGGCATGCTATATCCTTGTATAAAAGCGATAACTTGTGTAGGTGTATAACCTGGTCTACAGCTTTATCTCAAACTGTTCTTTGATTTCCCGTTTCCATCtacccaaaaaatgtaaaaatattgttgTAGTCTTTTATGCCTTTGCCTAATGCAGGGAATCAAATGCATTTTAGAAATTGGACCCAGATAAAATCTTTCATTATCACTACATTGGAGGCGTTTAAGAGGAAAACCACTtagacattttctttttatatattttgcagcaATGGTGCTTGTGTTGCTTGTAGATGTATTACTATAGTTACTGCTAAAAAGTGTGGCGTTTTGCTTTTCTTAAATTTGATAAGGGCACAACAACTTTTTGCCCCTTTTTAAGATGCATCTGTTGTGGCGCCTATGAACCACTTACTGATgacaataccaaaaatgtgaattaCAGTCTAATGGGGCTGATGCACTTCTGTGAGAGAAGTGAACATGTAGCATCCAAAATATCTCCTAATTCAGTTAAGTACCTACTTGTCAGACCTCAAAAAGGGCTTGTTTAGCAGGAAAGTTGGATTCTCAACTTGGAAAAGTTGTGCTTGCAGCTTTGAGTTGAGGCAAGTCCCAATTGTAATGTAATCATTGGTGGAAGTGTGTTGCAAGGTGGTATGGCACCAGTCTGGTCCTCTTATGCCAGGTGGGGTGGCACCCAGACACTTATGTTTGACTGTTCACATCCTGTCCGGCACAGTATTGCAGCCCACATTAGTGTCAGTGGGTACTATTCCACCAGGAATAAAACCACAAGCACCAAATGAAGAGAAGGTCCACATGACCAAGCTTCTGCTGTTGTCCCCCTGTCCTTGGTACTCTCTATGTAGAGGGCACTCGGACATGGCAAAATGTACTATGGCACTTGCCTGCTAAGTGTCCCACCTCAAGAGAACATGGGAGCAGGGCTtcagagaacagcagaggaatatataatatatattacacaagcgATCTGTAGACATAGATAAGTCAATTCATTTCTCCTATTTGCTTCTTATGAGTGCGCCAGCCCACACTGTGGGGTCACTGTCTGGATGAAAGGCTGCTTTTATGAAAGGGAAGATGGGGTTATTCATTTCAGCTGCAGACCTTAATGTTGAAGAGACGCTTCCACACAGCATTATTGGTCCAAATGTTCAATGTCTGCATCTTCACAACTGGACATGAAAACTTTAAAGTATCCTAATTAAAGGAGAATAAAAAATGTtcatagagaaaataaaaattcCAATGCTAATTtgaaattactttaattttaacaggtatacatttaaaatatgttaaGCGCTTAACCACAGTCTTGGACAGTCTGTAATAAAAACTGGATATAGTGTCAGATTGAAATAAGGTAACCAATAATCTGAGGATATCTGTAGATGATAGAACTTGATTGCTATTTACTGATTTACAATTAGGGACCATCTAGAGGAGATACAAACCttttttcacaatatttaatTCTACAAAAAACCTGCTTTTGTATGATGCCATCTCATACCTTTTTAAAACGATTAGATCATTGGCTATTTCACCAGTCATTTCGAGAGAGTTTTGAATGTGGAGGTTCTGTACATAGAACCACCTACTGCATGTAACAGGACAGTTAGACTATTCTATATAATGGTACCTTATATTACATGATTCCTAAGCCTATAAATTCATAATACTGCATTTTAAAGTGATGGTGATTCATCTCCATTGTAGACTGCATCCATATGAAGTTCCTAGTCCGTACAATATGGGGaacatttataaatgtttctATAATTGGGTGACTGACTGCCTTTTGTAAATTGTAAAGCCTTATAGTCTTGCATCTCATTTATAAAATATTCCCACAATTTATATTAATGTGCATGACTGTAACAAACAGGTGATCCTGTCAAAAGTAGGCGTGTTTAAAACCGTTCTAAGCAAAGATGCAATAGTGAGAAACAGACCTAGGAAAGTCTTTGTTTTACAATCGCTTATTTGCTATTAAAAGTTGATCTTTACTGACAAATGTTTTGACATTATTTCTGCAGTTAATGttaacttgtgttttttttttttgttttgtttttttttttttttagatatgtcCCAGAAGTTTTAGTAACATTAGTAAGCATTTTCTAATGTGTAACTTCCCTCAGTTGGGAGATTTGCCTTGGAAAGTAGATTATGACATTATTCATTCCATAATGTGAGTGTTTCTGATTAAACTGGATTTTACAGAATATTGTATCTTTGCCTATATTTGTGATTCAACATtgtaattattttactttaaagcACCATGCATCTTTTTTCCCAATGATCTCAATGTAGACTTTttaattttaaagcaaaaaatctTAATATAGTAAAAATCAAAAGAATGCGCTGGTAACTATTCCACTGACCAAGTGttaaataaaaagcaattttTGTTTGTATGCAGAATGTGTGTCTTCCTGAAAGAGGAACCTTACCTGCAAGAGTCTCTCTTCCAGGCAGATTCATTTTTTGGCCTGTAGACAGAACAACAAACAAGATCTGCCTGGCTGGAATTCTTTGAAGATGTTTGAAACTATTACATAATGCAATTTTACAAACCATATTTtagttgtgtctttttttttttttttaacagtcctAAACGATTAGGTTATGATTTCAAAGCTCAATTCCACGGTTTACTCATTGAGCTGTATAAGATTTGTTGTTTGCATCAGAATAATGAAATTGTGTGCACACAGACACTTTACAATTTTGGGATATGTACTGCAAGATGTATGAAAGACTTGGAAACTGGATTGACATTTTTGTCTTAACCTGTTTATAAAACTACAGTACTAAAATTTGTTGTACTTGATCAAAGAATGTACTATGTCAAGTGGTAAGCGTTATTTTGATGTAACAATGTGAATAATTTTGATGATTAATTTTTGGTAATCTCTGCCACTACATGTAGATATACAATATAAGTATATACCTAGTGACCATttatttttccaaaagtctagtACACTTTTGTATTGTTAGTGATATCTAACTAAATAATAGCTGTTTATTTGGCATACCTGAATTGCTATTAAAAAATTGTTCTCAAACAGATATTCAtgtgtgttgtgttttttgttttgcataaaaacaaaactgaaaaacTAGGAGTATTACCATAGTATAAAGGAAAGGGTCAAATAGATTTCCTAAaaattattatacatgcatactCACAAGATCAACCTCATCAAGGACAGAGTTGAGTCTCCTCTCCGAACAGACAGCTAGGAAACTGAAATGGTTAAAGCAAACATTTTTGTGGATAAGGTGGACTAAGCACAGACTAGCCCCAAATAATATCCTGGCCGTTAGATCCTCATAAGGATTATATATCATACAACCCAGAAGTAATTTGATGGGAATCTAATTCCTAGGATTCTAAAGTCTATTGTCTAAGCAGGAATCCCTACTTGGGACCATCCAGTCAGAAGAGATGACTTATTAGCAGTTTTTCCCAGATTGATGATAAACTGCATAATTTCTTCTATAAAGATAATATATTATCAAAGATCAGAAATCTGTTAAATCTGTCCCAAATCAATTTTCTGATCATTTGCTCCCCTACCACCACTCCATGTTTAA
The nucleotide sequence above comes from Mixophyes fleayi isolate aMixFle1 chromosome 6, aMixFle1.hap1, whole genome shotgun sequence. Encoded proteins:
- the IPMK gene encoding inositol polyphosphate multikinase, which translates into the protein METQHHRAADSLSPGNLDLHHSPGENDSELLRKNHGHKLLNGCVPLSHQVAGHMYGKDKVGILQHPDGTVLKQLQPPPRGPRELDFYNMVFTSDCTNPKLCDLQTFLPKYFGIWSPPGSTNDLYLKLEDVTRKFNKPCIMDVKIGQKSYDPFASAEKIQQQVSKYPLMEEIGFLVLGMRVYHVDSDKYETENQHYGRILTKETVKEGMSKFFNNGCYLRKDAVSACLQKVQSILQWFENQDTLNFYASSLLFVYDGSCPQTAIRSVDGKVFEKRVFTDEAVLECNNNISKLSSMENGKIEESVEKKLSRIYAVHKKTCPKRPHSQAFMEGEILDQDKPWKSHNHIPQERLNGNLLSKLENVLSHVSAELKESTQVDVRMIDFAHVFPSNEKDVGYIYGLKNLIAVLQSILNE